TCATGAGACGATAGACACACTTATGATTGACCCGCGCATTCTTAAAGTGATTAAGATAAATGGTGATTCGACGATAACCATAGATGCCCTCATATTTATCATAAGCTTCTTGAATTAAAGTCATTAGCCACTGTAAACGTTGTTCTGTCTTGGATGGCTCTCGGTTGAGCCATTTATAATAAGCAGATCTACTGACACCTAGCGAATGGCATAAGAATGTTATTTTGTGTCCTTCCTGGCTTAATTTTTCGATTGTTTTGAACTCTGCTTGATATTTTGTCCGTCGGACATCAACTCTCTTTCCACTTCTTTCAATTTTTTTAGAGCAGCATTTTCCGTTTCTAAGTATTCATTACGTGCTTTAAGCGCAGCTAATTCTGTACGTAACTTCTCTTCTTCATTTTGAATACTCATCGGTTTGCGGCGTCCTCTACTATCAATGAGCCCATTGGGACCATATTTCTTATACTTTTGGACCCATGAGTAAACATTATTGTAGGAAACTTTATGTTTTTCAGCAGTCTCTTTATAAGACATTCCTGTTTCAAGAAAATCTTTAACAATATCAACTTTTTCCTGATAGGTTTTCTTTTGGCTTTTCATTGTATACACCTCGGGTTTAGGGTGGTAGCCCTTTAATTCTTCCCTTTTAGTATACTTAGTAATCCAATTCCTTACAGTAGAAAAGCTAGGGATATTGTATTTTCTAGCAATTTTTGTAATTGAGATGTCTGTATTCAAGTATTCTTGAACGACGTTCTGCTTAAACTTTTCACTATAAGAATTATTCTTTGTCTGTGATTCCAGCCCTGCAAAGCCATGTTCTAGATATTTGAGATAATATTCTCTAAAGACAGATGAATCAATTGAGAGACCATATTGATCACAAAGCTCGGCATAGGAAGTTCCTTCTTCATAAAGATGGATGTATTTAGCCAACTCTGCTGGTGAATGCTTTCTATTTGAACGCATAAAAAAACTCCCCCTAAAGTAGTTTTACTTTTTCAAGTGTCTACTTTAAGGGGAGCATACCAGTTTGAGAGCGTCTGCTTTTTTAGTCTTATTGTTATTAAATGTCTAAGCCAATTTCAAATTCACGTGGTTTCTTCTTGAAGAGGTATTCCCCGTTGCGAACCGAAGCCAGGCATTCTACCCGGTTACGGACCGCTTCAAATGGACTTGGCGCATCTAAAACGATGAAGTTAGCTGGTTTATCAGCTGCTAGGCCATATTGGTCTTCGATATGAAGGGTTTTAGCCCCATTATAGGTAATTAAATCCAAGACCCGTTCAAAGTCTTCGTCAGACATGATTTGAGCAGCATGGATTCCATTATCTAAGATATTCATCATGTTCCCATTTCCTGCTGGATACCAGGGATCGACAATGGAGTCTTGCCCAAAGGAAACATTAATATCATTGTGGAAAAATTC
The nucleotide sequence above comes from Aerococcus urinae. Encoded proteins:
- a CDS encoding helix-turn-helix domain-containing protein encodes the protein MRSNRKHSPAELAKYIHLYEEGTSYAELCDQYGLSIDSSVFREYYLKYLEHGFAGLESQTKNNSYSEKFKQNVVQEYLNTDISITKIARKYNIPSFSTVRNWITKYTKREELKGYHPKPEVYTMKSQKKTYQEKVDIVKDFLETGMSYKETAEKHKVSYNNVYSWVQKYKKYGPNGLIDSRGRRKPMSIQNEEEKLRTELAALKARNEYLETENAALKKLKEVERELMSDGQNIKQSSKQSKN